In Candidatus Bathyarchaeota archaeon, the sequence CACAGCTTCTACAAGCATGCCTATTTTAACTTCTTTTGGTTTCACTTCGCCGATTTTGTGTATTAACCCCCCATAGGCTCCGTTAAACTTTATTAATGCGTAAATTGTTGGTTTTTCAAGTTTTTTCCCGTGTTCATCCAAGTATACAACTGTATACGTGTAGATTTTCCCTTTAGTTCCAACGTCAACCCATTCTTCAATTTTTTCGAAGCATTCTTCGCAGTAAAGCTTTGGTGGAACGTATATTTTTCCGCATTTTTTACATTTAGAGCCCATTATCCGGCCGTTTTCTTTCAATTCTTTGAAGAATCTTTCGCCTGCAATACCCAATGTGTATGCGTAATCGGGTTCCATGTGTCCGAACCAGTGCCTAAGCTTAAGTGGATTAGTAATTTGGTCTGTTGCCATTACGTTTCACCCTCCTTTATTGGCTTAAAGTACAGTATGTCGGTTATTGCCCCTTCTCTCTGTTCTGGCGGTTTCCAAACTGCCTTGACACGCATGCCGAATTTAACTTCCTTCCAGTCAATTTCACCTATTTTGTGGAGAATTCCCATTCCCGGCGAAGCTCCGTCAAGCTCTATGACCGCAACTATTGTTGGCTCTTTAACTCTTGAAGCGTCAGCGGCTATGAACGAAACTGAATAAGTGTTTATTTTTCCCGTGTCCTTCACGTAAGTGTATTCGTCTATTGGTTTGAAGCAGAATTCGCAGAAGACTCTTGGTGGAACAGCTATTCTACCGCATTTTTTGCAAACACTGGCCAAAATTCGACCATTTTTTAGCTCTTCTAGGAAACGGTTCATCGCAATGCCTGCACTCCAAGCGTATTTGGCTTCTGGCTTATATTTCACTAAAGGAACAAGTCCAGCCCTTAAATCAGCGGTTTTTATCCTTACACCCGGGTATTCCTTAATTTTTTCACTCATACTTTATTCCTCCTTAACTTCTCATTATGATTACTGAGCCGTACTGCATTAGGTCTCCCCAAGCTTGAGCAAGTCCTGTTCTGGGGTCGCCTGGAACCTGCCTCTTTCCAGCTTCTCCTCTAAGTTGCCAGAATATTTCACAAACCTTCATCATTCCAGCGGCAGCTATTGGATTTCCAACTCCTAGCAAGCCTCCGGACGGGTTAATTGGTAGGTCTCCGTCACGTTCTGTCACGCCTTCAACGGTTAGTTTTGGCGCTTCACCTTTCTTGCAGAGTCTTAGGCCTTCCATATGATGTAGTTCTTTATAGTCGAATGGATCATAAACTTCTGCTACATCGATTTCTTTTGGCGGATTCTTTATTCCAGCCATCTTGTAAGCCATTTTTGCTGCGCATTCCACGTATTTCGGATAGTAGAGGTCTCTGTTTGTCCAGTAGGTTGAGTCTATTGCCCATCCGACTCCTTCTATCCATACGGGATTGTCGGTTAGTTGTCTTGCCATGTGCTCAGATGTGAGGACAATGGCTGCTGCCCCATCGGTTGTTGGACTTATATCTAATCTCTGAACAGGCCAGCATAGCACTTCTGAATTCAAAACGTCTTCAACCGTTATTTTCGCTGGGAGTTGAGCGCAAGGATGGTCTAGGGCGTTGCGTTTGTTCTTAACGGCCACTTGGGCTATTTCTTCCTTCTTTATTCCGTGAACATGCATGTATCGGTGCATTTCCAAAGCAAATATCCAAATGAGGGTTACGCCGAGCGGTCTAGCCATTATTGGGTCAAATATTGTGTGAAACGCATAAGCTGGATGAGGGAAGCAGCTTGACATTTTCTCTTCGCATATTACTAGGCACGTATCGAACATTCCGGAAGCAATGTGCCACCATCCAGCGTTTGCAGTGAAAACTCCGGTTCCCCCTCCAACATAAACGCGCATGTAGGGTTTCTTGCGTGCCCCAGCGCCGTCAGCTAAGTATTCACCTTTCATGTGTACGCCGTCAAAGGCATCAGGAGCTGTTCCAAGAACAACAGCGTCTATATCTCTAAGCTCAAGTCCAGCTTGGTCTAAGGCCATTTTTGCAGCTTCCCAGCAAAGCTCCTTTCCAGTCTCCTTTAAGTTTCTTCTAAAAAGCGTCATTCCAGCTCCAACAACTGCAACTTTCCTCTTACCAAACATTTTCTTGTCTTCCCTCCTAACTGCTTAAAACTGCAACTGCGCTTGTTGCTGTGGGTATTCCTCTCCAAGTTTGAACAACGCAAGTTTCAATGTCTTCTATTTGCCTCTTTCCCGCTTGGCCTCTTAACTGTAGAACTGCTTCCAGAAGTCTCTGCAGTCCAGAGGCTTCTAAAGCGTAGCCCATTCCAAGCATTCCGCCTGAAGGATTGACTGGCATTTCTCCGTCGCGTTCTGTTACGCCTTCTTTGACAAGTTGGCCTGCTTCGCCTCTTCTGCAAAGGCCTAAAGCTTCCATATGCATCAATTCTTTGTAGGCAAACATGTCGCAGACTTCTGCGAAGTCTATTTCTTTGACTGGATTGTTTATTCCAGCCATTTTGTAGGCCATTTTTGCTGCAAGTTCTGTGTGAACGGCTCTTCCCCAATCTCTAGTTTCTAAGCAGGGCGTTTCGGTGTACCATCCAACTCCTCCAACCCATACGGGTTTGTCTGTAAGTTTTTCGGCAGCATCCTTAGAAGCCACAACAAACACTACGCAGCCGTCAGAAATGGGGCTGATTTCAAGTTTTTTCAGCGGGTAAAACTGGACTTCTGAGTTTAGGACATCTTCAACTGTTAGTTTGGCTCCATAGCAAGCATGCGGATTTGCCAGAGCGTTTCTCTTGTTTTTAACAACTACTTGGGCGCATTCTTCAGGTGAAGTTCTTGTTTCGCAGAGGTAACGCATCATTTCCATGCCTGCAACATAGTATGGGTGTCCGCCTAAAGGTCTATTCAGAATCGGGTCAAAAGCAAAGTTCACTATGCCTTCATAGGTGAGTATGTCTGACGCTTTACTGTGGGCCTCTACAGCTACTACGTCGAAATGGCCGGTTTTAATTAGCATGTAGGCTGTTGCAAGTCCGAAAAGGCCGTCAGCCGAGACTGTAAACAAGTTTTTCAGAACTGCGCCTAGCTGGTCTGGAACAAACTCGTCGAATATGCTGAATCCTTCCCAGTAGTCTTCTGCGCATGTAATAAAGGCGTCAATATCCCTTCTTGGATTAACTCCAGCGTCTTCATAAGCCCTAACAGCCGCCTCAAACATTATCTCCTTATAGGAAAACTCTGGGGTCACTGGCTGAAAACCAACGCATCCGACACCAACTATCGCCACTTCTTTTTTCAAATTTTACACCTCAACTTATGAAGAAAAAATAGTATGAAGAAACAGTTCACATAAAACTTTCGAGAGAACCAGAATACCGCAATAAATAATTGAAATTAACATTAAAATTAGACATCGCAATTTAGGAGACTTAAATGGAGCTCAACGTAGAGTATTTCATTCAGATGCTAAGGTCTATGGATGGTTTCGGAGTTTTTATAGGAGTGATTTTAGAATCAATTTTTGCTCCTATCCCATCTCCACTTATTCCATTAGCTGCTGGAGCTCTGCTGATAACTTCCGAAACCGCCTTTACTGATGTTATTTTTCAATGCTTTATCTTTATAGGATTATGGGGAGCGTTTGGAGCCACTGTTGGAGCATTAATAATCTACATAATCGCCTATTACGGTGGTCGGGCGGTAATCGAGAAATACGGGAAATACTTTGGTTTTTCATGGGAAGAAGTTGAAAAATTTCAGAGTAAACTTGAAAGGAAAAGATATGATGAGGCAGTTCTACTTCTCTGCAGAGTAGTTCCAATAATTCCGTTGTCTCCAATATCCATTCTTTACGGAGTAATTCACTTTAACCCTTCCAAGTTTACGGTTCTAACGTTTATTGGAGCTTTACCTCGATATTTTATCCTAGGATTTATGGGATGGTACTTTAAGTCAGCTTATATGCAACTTGCCAGCCAAATAGGATTTTACGAAACAATAACGACTCTGCTTATAATAGCATTAATAATCGTAATTATACTACTTTACAGAAGGGGAAAACGAGTTCGCTGTTAAACTTTATAAGTCTAGGCAAAGTCTTCTATATTCTCAAAATCAATCATCGGAGGTTAATGTTTGAAGGGAAAGCCCCTAGCATCAATTGTTTCTGCGGGCTTATCTAAATTTGGAAAATTAAAAGGCTTGTATGCCCGTGAAATCTTCGCTTTAGCGGCAAAAGAAGCCTTTGAACGTTGCCCGAACCTAGACCCCAAAAAGGACATTCAAGCCTTATTCATTGGGCATATGGGGGAATCCTACGAACATCAAGGCCACACAGGCGCAACAGCAGCAGATTGGACGGGGCTACTGCATATACCAGCTACAAGAACGGAATGCGCATGTGCAAGTTCAGGCGCAGCCCTACGGGCGGGAATATTCGCCATAATGTCGGGACTCTACGACGTTGTAATGGTTGGCGGGGTTGAAAAAATGACTCATAGAACAACGCCTGAAGTAACCGAATTCTTAGCCATGGCGTCAGACTACCCCTTCGAACAGTGGCACGGCATAACATTCCCAGGATTATACGCATTGATGGCAACAGCTCACATGCACAAGTATGGAACCACTGAAGAACAGTTGGCAATGGTCGCTGTGAAAAATCATCACAACGGATTTTTAAACCCAAAAGCTCACATGCAAAAGGAAGTTACACTTGAAAAAGCTTTAAATTCACGTGTAATAGCTTGGCCGTTAAAACTTTACGACTGCTCACTAATAACTGACGGGGCAAGCTGTCTAATACTGACAAAGCCTGAAATAGCCAAAAAATTCACCGACACCCCAATTCACATAATTGGCTCAGGTCAAGGAAGCGACTCAATAGGAATTTATGAAAGAGAAAACTTCACATCCCTCGCAGCTGCAAAATACGCTGCTAAAAAAGCCTACGAAATGGCAGGAGTAACACCCAAAGACATAGACGTAGCAGAAGTTCACGACTGCTTTACAATAGCAGAAATAATCGCCTACGAAGACTTAGGCTTCTGCGAACCAGGCGAGGGAGGCCATCTAATAGAGGAGGGAGTAACTACGCTTGAAGGAGAACTCCCAATCAACACAAGTGGAGGACTAAAAGCAAAAGGCCATCCAGTCGGGGCAACTGGAACAGCTCAAGCCTACGAAATATATCTACAATTAACCGGACAGGCAGAAAAAAGACAAGTTGACAATCCGGAAGTAGCTTTAACCCATAATGTTGGAGGTTCGGGCGCAACTGCAGTAGTCCACATCTATAGGAGGGAATGAAATGAGCGAAGCTGAGGCTACACCTTTTACCATTGAGCAGTTTTATCGTTTTATGAATGAAGGAAAACTTATGGGCGCTAAATGCATAAAATGCGGAAAAATAATGCTTCCTCCAAGACCAATTTGTATTCAATGCTACTCGGAAAATCTTGAATGGATAAAGCTGGAGAATAAGGGAAAGCTTTTGACTTACACTATAATTCATGTTGCTCCTCCACAGTTCCAGCATTTAGTTCCATACGCAGTTGGCATAATAGAACTTGAAAAAGGCCTAAAGCTTCCGGGAATGATAAAAGGAATAGACTTTGACAAAATTAAGATAGGAATGGAACTAAAAATAGAAGTTGAGCCCGTAACAAAGGAAGAAGCCGAGGGGCAAGAGTGGCCTACTTGGCCAAAATATTACTTTAAACCCGCATAGACAACAATTCTAGACATTTCATATTTCAGCTTTAATCTCCCTTTTCAGTCTTTCAAAAAATTGCTGCATGTACTTGAGTCTCTCTTTGGCAATTTCTTTCGCTTTCCGAGTATACAACCTATTAGGGATGTATTTGAACTTGGTTTCAAATTCAAGGTTGGG encodes:
- a CDS encoding Zn-ribbon domain-containing OB-fold protein; translation: MATDQITNPLKLRHWFGHMEPDYAYTLGIAGERFFKELKENGRIMGSKCKKCGKIYVPPKLYCEECFEKIEEWVDVGTKGKIYTYTVVYLDEHGKKLEKPTIYALIKFNGAYGGLIHKIGEVKPKEVKIGMLVEAVFKPQTEREGTINDIKYFKPIK
- a CDS encoding VTT domain-containing protein codes for the protein MELNVEYFIQMLRSMDGFGVFIGVILESIFAPIPSPLIPLAAGALLITSETAFTDVIFQCFIFIGLWGAFGATVGALIIYIIAYYGGRAVIEKYGKYFGFSWEEVEKFQSKLERKRYDEAVLLLCRVVPIIPLSPISILYGVIHFNPSKFTVLTFIGALPRYFILGFMGWYFKSAYMQLASQIGFYETITTLLIIALIIVIILLYRRGKRVRC
- a CDS encoding thiolase domain-containing protein, with the translated sequence MKKEVAIVGVGCVGFQPVTPEFSYKEIMFEAAVRAYEDAGVNPRRDIDAFITCAEDYWEGFSIFDEFVPDQLGAVLKNLFTVSADGLFGLATAYMLIKTGHFDVVAVEAHSKASDILTYEGIVNFAFDPILNRPLGGHPYYVAGMEMMRYLCETRTSPEECAQVVVKNKRNALANPHACYGAKLTVEDVLNSEVQFYPLKKLEISPISDGCVVFVVASKDAAEKLTDKPVWVGGVGWYTETPCLETRDWGRAVHTELAAKMAYKMAGINNPVKEIDFAEVCDMFAYKELMHMEALGLCRRGEAGQLVKEGVTERDGEMPVNPSGGMLGMGYALEASGLQRLLEAVLQLRGQAGKRQIEDIETCVVQTWRGIPTATSAVAVLSS
- a CDS encoding thiolase domain-containing protein, with product MFGKRKVAVVGAGMTLFRRNLKETGKELCWEAAKMALDQAGLELRDIDAVVLGTAPDAFDGVHMKGEYLADGAGARKKPYMRVYVGGGTGVFTANAGWWHIASGMFDTCLVICEEKMSSCFPHPAYAFHTIFDPIMARPLGVTLIWIFALEMHRYMHVHGIKKEEIAQVAVKNKRNALDHPCAQLPAKITVEDVLNSEVLCWPVQRLDISPTTDGAAAIVLTSEHMARQLTDNPVWIEGVGWAIDSTYWTNRDLYYPKYVECAAKMAYKMAGIKNPPKEIDVAEVYDPFDYKELHHMEGLRLCKKGEAPKLTVEGVTERDGDLPINPSGGLLGVGNPIAAAGMMKVCEIFWQLRGEAGKRQVPGDPRTGLAQAWGDLMQYGSVIIMRS
- a CDS encoding thiolase domain-containing protein codes for the protein MKGKPLASIVSAGLSKFGKLKGLYAREIFALAAKEAFERCPNLDPKKDIQALFIGHMGESYEHQGHTGATAADWTGLLHIPATRTECACASSGAALRAGIFAIMSGLYDVVMVGGVEKMTHRTTPEVTEFLAMASDYPFEQWHGITFPGLYALMATAHMHKYGTTEEQLAMVAVKNHHNGFLNPKAHMQKEVTLEKALNSRVIAWPLKLYDCSLITDGASCLILTKPEIAKKFTDTPIHIIGSGQGSDSIGIYERENFTSLAAAKYAAKKAYEMAGVTPKDIDVAEVHDCFTIAEIIAYEDLGFCEPGEGGHLIEEGVTTLEGELPINTSGGLKAKGHPVGATGTAQAYEIYLQLTGQAEKRQVDNPEVALTHNVGGSGATAVVHIYRRE
- a CDS encoding Zn-ribbon domain-containing OB-fold protein, producing the protein MSEAEATPFTIEQFYRFMNEGKLMGAKCIKCGKIMLPPRPICIQCYSENLEWIKLENKGKLLTYTIIHVAPPQFQHLVPYAVGIIELEKGLKLPGMIKGIDFDKIKIGMELKIEVEPVTKEEAEGQEWPTWPKYYFKPA
- a CDS encoding Zn-ribbon domain-containing OB-fold protein, translated to MSEKIKEYPGVRIKTADLRAGLVPLVKYKPEAKYAWSAGIAMNRFLEELKNGRILASVCKKCGRIAVPPRVFCEFCFKPIDEYTYVKDTGKINTYSVSFIAADASRVKEPTIVAVIELDGASPGMGILHKIGEIDWKEVKFGMRVKAVWKPPEQREGAITDILYFKPIKEGET